From one Coriobacteriia bacterium genomic stretch:
- a CDS encoding branched-chain amino acid transaminase, with protein MALPKVDRIWIDGSFVPWDDAKVHVLTHALHYGSGVFEGIRCYATEDGPSVFRLTEHMRRFERSAKMLYMCPDHSVEQTVEAVKETIRVNGLDSCYVRPLAFRGYGAMGLDPTPCPVQVMVAAWPWEPFLGNAGVKVGVSSWRQRGVNALPPAIKSTGNYLNSSLARLESIEHGYEEAILLNEVGHVCEGTGENLFIVRDGVVATPPVSDGILEGITRDSVMRIARDKGYEVVERSMVRTDLYQADEVFMTGTAAEVVPVSEVDGRVIGGGEPGPVTSDLQLTYFRVVRGMEPGYDEWLERVYREVR; from the coding sequence ATGGCGCTGCCGAAGGTGGACAGGATCTGGATCGACGGGTCGTTCGTTCCCTGGGACGACGCCAAGGTCCACGTGCTCACGCACGCGCTGCACTACGGCTCCGGCGTCTTCGAGGGCATCCGCTGCTACGCCACCGAGGACGGCCCGTCGGTCTTCCGCCTCACCGAGCACATGCGCCGTTTCGAGCGCTCCGCGAAGATGCTGTACATGTGTCCGGACCACTCCGTGGAGCAGACCGTGGAAGCCGTCAAGGAGACGATCCGTGTCAACGGATTGGATTCCTGCTACGTCCGGCCGCTCGCGTTCCGCGGCTACGGCGCGATGGGTCTGGACCCGACCCCGTGTCCCGTGCAGGTCATGGTTGCGGCGTGGCCGTGGGAGCCCTTCCTCGGCAACGCGGGGGTGAAGGTGGGCGTGTCGTCGTGGCGCCAGCGCGGGGTCAACGCGCTCCCCCCGGCCATCAAGTCCACCGGCAACTACCTCAACTCCTCGCTCGCGCGGCTCGAGTCGATCGAGCACGGCTACGAGGAGGCGATCCTGCTGAACGAGGTGGGGCACGTCTGCGAGGGCACGGGCGAGAACCTCTTCATCGTGCGCGACGGCGTGGTGGCGACGCCGCCCGTCTCCGACGGCATACTGGAGGGCATCACGCGCGACTCCGTGATGCGCATCGCGCGCGACAAGGGCTACGAGGTCGTCGAGCGCTCCATGGTGCGCACGGACCTGTACCAGGCCGACGAGGTCTTCATGACCGGCACGGCCGCCGAGGTGGTGCCGGTGAGCGAGGTCGACGGCCGCGTCATCGGCGGCGGCGAGCCCGGGCCGGTGACCTCCGACCTGCAGCTCACGTACTTCCGTGTCGTTCGCGGCATGGAGCCGGGTTACGACGAGTGGCTCGAGCGCGTCTACAGGGAGGTCCGGTGA
- a CDS encoding citramalate synthase — protein MARARLQGGPVSEEARGPRAAPAAGGPERVPVTVYDTTLRDGTQRENLSLSAEDKLRICRRLDDLGVQFVEGGFPGSNPKDMEFFERARDELELSTAVLTAFGATRHKSNSPEDDPMLRALLDVGTPAVCVFGKAWTVHVTETLRATLEENVRMVADSVDHLKAAGRTVFFDAEHFFDGYKHDAGYAMEVCRAAAQSGAEVVVLCDTNGGTLPHEVTGIVAEVRERLDVEGLRVPLGMHAHDDAGCAVANSLVAVDAGCVHVQGTMNGYGERAGNADLTAIIPALELKMGRRVIGRERLKLLTEVSHFVAEVANISPDPHQPYVGASAFAHKGGVHAAAAARLPEAYEHADPSAVGNLARVVVSELAGRASLSMKAAELGIDVEGDAETVGRVLDRIKELEHRGYSFEAADGTLEVMLRKELGTYQPFFTLESFRCIMEKREDGRVMTEATIKLHVGGHRYIATAEGNGPVNALDRALRLAIERFYPELASIELTDYKVRVLDEKKGTAAVTRVLIESTDREKSWGTVGLSENIIEASWEALVDSVDYGLSHPREPEKG, from the coding sequence GTGGCTCGAGCGCGTCTACAGGGAGGTCCGGTGAGCGAGGAAGCGAGAGGGCCCCGGGCCGCCCCGGCTGCGGGAGGGCCCGAGCGGGTGCCGGTGACCGTCTACGACACGACGTTGCGCGACGGCACGCAGCGCGAGAACCTCTCGCTGTCCGCCGAGGACAAGCTGCGCATATGCCGGAGGCTGGACGACCTCGGCGTCCAGTTCGTCGAGGGCGGCTTCCCGGGAAGCAACCCCAAGGACATGGAGTTCTTCGAGCGCGCGCGCGACGAGCTGGAGTTGAGCACCGCCGTGCTGACGGCGTTCGGGGCCACGCGCCACAAGAGCAACTCTCCCGAGGACGACCCGATGCTGCGCGCGCTGCTGGACGTCGGCACGCCCGCCGTGTGCGTCTTCGGCAAGGCGTGGACGGTGCACGTGACCGAGACGCTGCGCGCGACCCTGGAGGAGAACGTGCGCATGGTCGCCGACAGCGTCGACCACCTCAAGGCCGCCGGGCGCACCGTCTTCTTCGACGCGGAGCACTTCTTCGACGGCTACAAGCACGACGCCGGCTACGCGATGGAGGTCTGCCGCGCCGCCGCGCAGTCGGGCGCCGAGGTCGTGGTGCTGTGCGACACCAACGGCGGGACGCTGCCGCACGAGGTGACCGGGATCGTGGCGGAGGTGCGCGAGCGTCTCGATGTAGAGGGCCTGCGCGTGCCGCTCGGGATGCACGCGCACGACGACGCGGGCTGCGCCGTCGCCAACTCGCTGGTGGCGGTAGATGCGGGATGCGTGCACGTGCAGGGCACCATGAACGGATACGGCGAGCGGGCGGGCAACGCCGACCTCACCGCGATCATCCCCGCGCTCGAGCTGAAGATGGGCCGCCGGGTGATCGGGCGCGAGAGGCTGAAGCTGCTCACCGAGGTCAGTCACTTCGTCGCCGAGGTCGCCAACATCAGCCCCGACCCGCACCAGCCCTACGTCGGCGCGAGCGCCTTCGCCCACAAGGGCGGCGTGCACGCCGCGGCCGCCGCGCGCCTGCCCGAAGCGTACGAGCATGCGGATCCGAGCGCGGTGGGCAACCTCGCGCGCGTGGTCGTGAGCGAGCTCGCGGGTCGCGCGAGCCTGTCGATGAAGGCCGCCGAGCTCGGCATCGACGTGGAGGGCGACGCCGAGACCGTCGGCCGGGTGCTCGACCGCATCAAGGAGCTCGAGCATCGGGGCTACAGCTTCGAGGCCGCCGACGGCACGCTCGAGGTGATGCTGCGCAAGGAGCTCGGTACCTACCAGCCCTTCTTCACGCTGGAGAGCTTCCGCTGCATCATGGAGAAGCGCGAGGACGGCCGCGTGATGACCGAGGCGACCATCAAGCTGCACGTGGGCGGCCATCGCTACATAGCGACGGCCGAGGGCAACGGTCCGGTCAACGCGCTGGACCGCGCTCTGCGGCTGGCGATCGAGCGCTTCTACCCCGAGCTCGCTTCCATCGAGCTGACCGACTACAAGGTGCGCGTGCTCGACGAGAAGAAGGGCACCGCCGCGGTCACCCGCGTGCTCATCGAGTCGACCGACCGCGAGAAGAGCTGGGGGACGGTCGGGTTGTCCGAGAACATCATCGAGGCCTCCTGGGAGGCGCTGGTCGACTCCGTCGACTACGGGCTGAGCCACCCGAGGGAGCCCGAGAAGGGCTAG
- a CDS encoding fumarylacetoacetate hydrolase family protein translates to MRLVRVFVDGDVRYGLADEETVTLISDEPFAAWEPDGELELADARLLAPVVATKVVCVGLNYRSHAEELGVPLPEEPVIFLKPATSVVGPGADIVLPEEVGRVDHEAELAAVIGRRTHRVSPDEAARCILGYTCANDVTARDIQRLDGQWTRAKGFDTFCPLGPWADTELDPSDVAVECFVNGERRQSARTSDMIRTPAEIVAFASHVMTLLPGDVVLTGTPGGIGPIRDGDSVEVRIEGLGSLINPVERQ, encoded by the coding sequence ATGCGACTGGTGCGCGTGTTCGTCGACGGGGACGTGCGGTACGGCCTGGCCGACGAGGAGACCGTGACGCTCATCTCCGACGAGCCGTTCGCGGCCTGGGAGCCCGACGGCGAGCTGGAGCTGGCCGACGCCAGGCTGCTCGCTCCGGTGGTGGCGACCAAGGTCGTCTGCGTCGGTCTCAACTACCGCTCTCACGCCGAGGAGCTCGGCGTGCCGCTGCCCGAGGAGCCGGTGATCTTCCTGAAGCCTGCGACCTCGGTGGTGGGACCGGGCGCGGACATCGTGCTTCCCGAGGAAGTGGGCAGGGTCGACCACGAGGCCGAGCTCGCCGCCGTGATCGGCCGGCGCACCCACCGCGTGAGCCCGGACGAGGCCGCGCGCTGCATCCTCGGCTACACGTGCGCCAACGACGTCACGGCTCGCGACATCCAGCGCCTCGACGGTCAGTGGACGCGGGCGAAGGGCTTCGACACGTTCTGTCCGCTGGGGCCGTGGGCGGACACGGAGCTCGACCCGTCCGACGTCGCGGTGGAGTGCTTCGTGAACGGCGAGAGGAGACAGAGCGCCAGGACGTCCGATATGATACGGACGCCGGCCGAGATCGTGGCCTTCGCGTCGCACGTGATGACCTTGCTTCCCGGTGACGTGGTACTCACAGGCACGCCGGGGGGGATAGGTCCGATCCGCGACGGCGACAGCGTCGAGGTGCGGATCGAAGGTCTCGGTTCGCTGATCAACCCGGTGGAGCGCCAGTGA